From the Apteryx mantelli isolate bAptMan1 chromosome 29, bAptMan1.hap1, whole genome shotgun sequence genome, the window AAGGGCAGTGCAGACGACTAGATAAACCAGTGTCCTTGGCAGTGAGGGACCATAGATCCTTCCTGCTCACTGATACAAGGATCAAGAAAGGTTAATTGCAGCAGAGGTGGAGATGTGACTGGAATGTGTACtaattctgccccccccccaaatgcttgACATACTTTAGCTGCCTGTCAGTGTGCATCCAATTATACCATTGCTGGGATCCCAGGCATGCCTTTAATcacctgtttttttaaaaaaacctggaAGCACATTATCAGCATTATTCTGATATCTTGGTCTAggataaatattgttttaacttataaaagctgtttaaaaagcATTCTTGATGCACAAAGGCACACGCATGCACAGATATTCAGGCATTTCCAGATGCACTCCCATATGCTCTCTCTCTTCTATAAGTAACAAAGTTACTTACTTATACCTAATGAGCTATGGGATATCAGATGCCTCATATCACgtggaacaaaaggaaaaatacatgtcTCTTTCAAATCATGAACATTCAGTCCAGACCCTTTGCTGTCATGGTTGTGggttcaaagattaaaaacattATCAGACTACAGTTATTTAAGGCAACAGATGGGCCACATCTCCAAGGGACACTATACCTATTGTCGCTGCTTTTTACTTCCTTGGTCGTTCCCTGTAGTCGAGCAGTAACATCCATCACCTTGCAAAGTAATGAAAATTGGTTAATTATAGTATAAGGTAGGTACCTAAAAGATATGGCAAACTGTGGATTTAGGCCCTGGATCAGCAAGGAATTTGCTCTTAGGCAGGAAATGACACTGGCCAACTACAGTATGAAATAGATATAATATCggaattctttttcctgcataggtccttttctttgcctttgtttgGAGGTGGGTGTACATCCCTTTTCATCTCACAGTTACAGTTACTAAACTCAGAATAAATGCTCTGCAGTCATTTCTAGCACAATCTTTGAAATCAGTTGCATTTTGGTGATGTCAATAACATTGGGCTCAAGATCTGCAAAGTGAGAGCTGTAATATGCCATGCACGTGCTCATGTGAAAACAGACCAGCCTCTGAGAAAGAGGGATAATGCAAAGGCGGGCCTGTGGACAGTGGGGTGTATGATCCTCTGTGCTTCCCCCTCTTTGTTGTGAACTGCACCCAAAAGGTGCTGCAGTATCGTAACAGATTTGCCTCCGGGGTGCTCTCTCCAGAACCTTTTCCTGAGCTGTGCAGCTCAGCAGTGGAGGTGCTATGGGAATACATGCTTGGCTGAAGCATCATTTTTCAAACAAGGAACACCACAGTCCCAATTCAAATATATTGCCAACAGGCCTGATGGATACAATGTGCGTGTGATTTAAAGGAAAGctagaaacatttttcttccacGTTTGAGTACATAAAGGGCACAAACACTTTATTTCCCTAGCTCAAACCAAATCAAATGGCAGATGATAAGGTACTGGGGCTTGTTTCATTGAGTTTTGTTTAACCATTTGCTCCAATAGCGAGTGCAAATCTCCTGCACATGTAACACTGCCTTCAGAATTAGTACCTAGTACTCACTAAAAGCTTGCTGGTATTTGATTTACATGTAGTACTttctaaacaaaaaaattaagaacttaatgatgttttaaatttaaatgaaatttagCCATCACACTACAGAAAGGGATTCCTCTAAGCCATCAGCAGAAGAGCTGGATTCAGTTCCTGCCTTGGTCACAGAGAGTTTCCATCAGAGCAGGTAAATCCTACAGAACAGCTCACGCTTCGGTTTCCCATCTACAAAACCAAGGCAGTAACACGCTCCTTATTTTCTCTATTTAGACTAGTCCTCAGGATCTGTAAGCAACTATGCAAGAGGTGAATAGGACTCTTTTCACATCAGCAATGCTCTTTGTGCATGGGTCAACAGGGAATTTAGCCCTGCACCTTGAATAACTGTGCATAACCACTCTGTTTTTAATCAGACCTCACTTATCTATCTCAGAACACTGTTCCATGAATAAATAAGTGCAGTACACAGaggactttttttaaagtaactaatTTTGATTAAACCATTATCAATATGATGAGAATCTCAATAGGCCATTAAATTGCATAGACAGTAGGAATTGAGATTCATGTATACCGCAATTAGACTGAAACCCAGATTACATTGACtaattattttaaacaacttTTGAATTAAATAATAATCATATTTGTGCATTCAGACTGCCTTTTTGGAAGCTCTATTAGTTTGTTCCTTTGGGATCTACTTCAGCCTCTGGTCTTCAAATTTCTACTGGATAGTTGATGTCATATCAGCACCCTTAGAGAAATAATCCAAAGACACATATATACCAAAGACTGCATGCAGTAAAGCCTGAACTAGTTAAGGCAGTTATTTCCTAGTTTTTGCAGATCTTGGCTGAGTCAGAGGGTTGCCATGACTTCCATGGCCTACGTCAGAAGAAGAATACACAAAGAGAGGGTTGAAATGTGACGGTTGTCACTTGGAAGGTAGATTGGAGCTTCTAACTCAGTTTTTAAAGGTCTTGAAAGAAAGACCACCACTTCAAATAGCCTCTCTGAGTGTTGCAACCACAGTAGAAGGTCTGAAGGTTACACAGTCACTCGCATGACTGCTCTTGCAAAGTGTTGCTTTCAAAGAGTGCTTTGAGGTGTTTTGCGCCCTCCTTGTGCAAGACAAGGCAAGAACATCACAACTCCAGCTCCTAGTTCTACTTTCCATCAATGCACTCCATTTCAAAATAGGGCTAAATAGACTATCCTGTACCTTGGAGACACACACGAATATTCCTGGACTTAATCAAAGTTTGACCTTCCAAAAACATTCTCTGGACCATCAAAAACTTGCAGCCTGTTGTGAATAGGATTAATCTAAAAGAACAATTTCATGATAAGATGATGAAATGCTCTTCTAATAAGTGACAGATGGTTTGACCAGGAGCCTGATTTGAAAATAACAAATTGAGAACCTGGGGCCAGTTTTCTGGACTCCAAAGGATTGCCTTGCTCTCTGGCAGCCCTTCAAGGCTCCAAGAAACTGCAAACATTCAGTTTTCAGCCTAAAAATATACACTCCTTCCAAGCACTGATGGAATGGATGCATAAGTATTTAACCCTTCAGTGATATCTACCAGAGGATCATGCAGGCAGCATCAGTACTGCCTCGTCTTGCATTTTTATCAGCTCCTGACCTATAAACTACTCTCCAAAATATGTGGGGTGCTTAGCAGTGGCCATGGCTCTTTCTACACTGGCATAGTGtgaaaaaataatatttgggGTTACAAAATTTTGGACAGACAGGGACCATCTCCTCTTTCTGGGTTTGTCCAGTGTCCAGAGCAACGGGTTCTTTGACCTACTGCAGCTATTAAAATTGCTACAAATTTTCACTGGCCCTGCAGAAGTTAAGCTTCTTTGCAAATCCCAGTGAAAATCTGTAAAGAATCtgaaaggtattttaaaatactcGCTTGCTATCCAGAATTTCCGCAGCTTGGCAACATGCTGTGCCGGTCCTCAGTTTGGCCCACAGCACTGTCAAAGCAGGAGTTGAACATAAATTTCCAGAAGTGAACTTTCTCAAAGTGGAGCTTTAGTTCAGACACATCTCTAAAGATAACATTTAAATCAAATCCGCTAAAAGATATTATGAAGTGTTATGGTGATAGTTGGTAACATATATCCACTCCTCCCTCTATCCTTTCATCGGTTTGATCCCTCCCATACTCTCTCTAGTGATCACATATGAGGTGAGTCAGTGCCTGAAGATGCTTGGTGCTGATGCCAAAGGGGAGTTTTTCACTAAAAAAACATTCTTTTACCATTCCTTCATTGGCACAAAGCATATACCAATGCTTAGATCATGTTGCAGCCTCTGTATATGAATGTGCCAAAAGAAAGTTTATCTTTTTTGGAGGAAAGCTTATAGCAAGGCctggtttatttttgttctgtttttggatgaagaaaagaacaaagcttTTAAATGCATTATCTTTATTTGTCTGTCGTAGTTGTGTTGTGTTCAAAGATCAGGATAGGCCAATTGAGTCTAACACTAAGATCTGACTCAATTTAAGAACATGGTTGCAGTCAGGGaagcacaaaggaaaacaaaccatTTCCAAGCAGTGGAATTGTCAGGACCAGGTCTAGTCGAGTTTTGGACAGATTCTAATGCCCAAAATGCTTGGAATTCCTGCGTTGGCACAAGCACGAGAATTTAGTGGTGctaaaacagaaacaagaaagaGATATTTTCGGTGACAAGTTCCCAGTATCCAGCAAGGAAAAGTCTGTTAATTACACAAACAGATATTTCCATCCCCAATTATGGCCCTGTTCAAGGCTCCCGTTGGTCTGAATGGGTACCGTGTAAAACTTTTACGGTATAACTCAAAGCGAGGAAATATCTGTGTGACTTTAAATCACCTTTGTGTTCCTGCTTTCCTATAGCCAGGGTACACCAGGCAGCATCCTGGCTTATGCTAGATATATTTTGGGACCATTATATCATCAGGGCACAAGTTGGGTACAACTGTTACACAGTTGCTTCCTCTGTGACCCTGGACAAACCACTTTGGGTCAGCTGTTCCAGGTATTTAAATGCCTAAAGATGAGAAAGGTGTTTCACAGGATTTTCCAAAGCATCATAGGGCCTTACACTTTTAATCCTACTAGGCAATTTACTCCTCCTCTCTAAAACGGGGCAATATGTTGCTACCTCACAATGGTGCCACAGGGATTTAGGTAGGAAGGATAGAAAGGTGCTCGGATGCTGCCTGTAATGGAAGGTTTACGTTCTGTTCTTGCTCCTTACCTTCAGTCTTTACAAGCTTGTAGATAGGCAGACCTCTGCAGAGATTCTCAATGGCTTTACCATAGATTAACCATTCCTTCACATTTGCAAATACTGATTTGCCGGTATCATACTGTACCCACAGATTATTTGGGGAGTATATTTTCTTCAAAGTCTAAAGAGAAAATGTTAAATATCATCAGCAATGTAGCTTTGGTTTCAGTCTACTAACACGTCCTGTGAGAAAATCCCAAAATCTAAAATTATCTTTCTTTGGTCTCATACAAAGCATTAGCTGAGAAAGCTACAAGCtgttaaaaaataatacatattttttatcTATTTGTAAACAAAGTTCACTAGACAGTAATTCTATCAACATAGCAAAATTGAACTGCATTAATGTAATAACAAATTATGTTAATTGACTGTGATACAGTTAAACAGTTTGCACATATGTTCATCCTCCCAGTCTGTAGAGGCATTTTAAAAACTGCATTGGTACATTCTGCTGTAGAAGTTCTACTGTTAGACTGTCATAAAATGGGCCAGAGCTGACGCTCATCTCCAGGCaatactcccaatcaccttcatGAAAGTTTTGCCCCAGTAGGAAAGTCACAGTCTGCTCAAAGTAAACTGATTTCcaaattctgttctgaaaacaaaataacttcAAGTATCTCATCCCTAAAACATTAGCacgacaatgaaaaaaaaaggaaaaagcttgtgTGAATTCATATTAGGACTACCCAAAAGTATTCAAACACACTATTTCCACAGACACAGGATCTTACAGTTCTAACTGTAACCACCACCCACTATAAAACTGCTGGGTGGGCCACGATtgctcattattttaaaataatattgtataTGATATTCCCTTGAAGTTTTATCTTGCCAGTTCTCTGTTTCATCATTGCAAATCCAATAAAATAGGTTCCTAAGAACAACAGCTGTCCTTAATGGTAGAATGGAGGGCTTCTATCATACCACCCAACAACGCAACTTTCTTATATACAGTACAAGATTCTCCATAAAATCACCTGTTTCTCAAATGCCAGGCGTCCAATTTCTCGCAGCTCTGGGATGGAATCTTTCTCTATTTTCAGGATAAAGCAGGCATTCCGTGAAAACACCCTTGTTGCAACATAGCCCTAtgataaaaaattaaatataattaaattcATTAAAAACAGCTACCACCCACATTTGGTGATTCCCCCTATTCTTTAGGGTGAACAAATAACGTAAAGTCGCTACACTGCTTATCATGACTTTGCAGTTACACTGTCACCTTTGGAGAATGGAAGCAGCCTCCCTATATTAATGTATATCTATAATAGTGAAATTATCTTCTTCCATGGACTTCTGCTGTACTTGTTACACATGAGTGATGGTGGCCTGATCTTGACTCTGTTGCATTGCAGTCAATgatatttttctccctttcatgAACAACCACCATGGGTTTCATTACAAGTCTTATCTAAACAATTGCATCATCATATGTGTGGGACAAAGAGATGGCATAAGGGGAGGAGAAGTGATGGAAGTGTGAAAAGAAAGAGTTTCAAGACAACTCATGATGACAATACACCAAAATAATTTCTCTATATTTAAAAATTC encodes:
- the GKN2 gene encoding gastrokine-2, which encodes MSLGFFSIFTFCSLLFLSERKMKSFAAIVALLGVFWIQTSAAQIFYLEEPGNALVTATMSIDNEKYLADVHVRAGEYSSDTIFDYWHGYVATRVFSRNACFILKIEKDSIPELREIGRLAFEKQTLKKIYSPNNLWVQYDTGKSVFANVKEWLIYGKAIENLCRGLPIYKLVKTEAPLNSRACANAGIPSILGIRICPKLD